In a genomic window of Enterobacter asburiae:
- the rpsQ gene encoding 30S ribosomal protein S17, whose product MTDKIRTLQGRVVSDKMEKSIVVAIERIVKHPIYGKFIKRTTKLHVHDENNECGIGDKVEIRECRPLSKTKSWTLVRVVEKAVL is encoded by the coding sequence ATGACCGATAAAATCCGTACTCTGCAAGGTCGTGTTGTTAGCGACAAAATGGAGAAATCCATTGTTGTAGCTATCGAACGTATTGTGAAACACCCGATCTACGGTAAATTCATCAAGCGTACGACCAAACTGCACGTACATGACGAGAACAACGAATGTGGTATCGGCGACAAGGTTGAAATCCGTGAATGCCGTCCACTGTCCAAGACTAAGTCCTGGACGCTGGTTCGCGTTGTAGAGAAAGCGGTTCTGTAA
- the rpsK gene encoding 30S ribosomal protein S11, whose translation MAKAPVRARKRVRKQVSDGVAHIHASFNNTIVTITDRQGNALGWATAGGSGFRGSRKSTPFAAQVAAERCAEAVKEYGIKNLEVMVKGPGPGRESTVRALNAAGFRITNITDVTPIPHNGCRPPKKRRV comes from the coding sequence ATGGCAAAGGCACCAGTTCGTGCACGTAAACGTGTAAGAAAACAAGTCTCTGACGGCGTGGCTCATATCCATGCTTCTTTCAACAACACCATCGTTACTATTACTGATCGTCAGGGTAACGCATTGGGTTGGGCAACAGCCGGTGGTTCCGGTTTCCGTGGTTCTCGCAAATCCACTCCGTTCGCAGCTCAGGTTGCAGCAGAGCGTTGCGCTGAAGCCGTAAAAGAATACGGCATCAAGAATCTGGAAGTTATGGTTAAAGGTCCGGGTCCGGGTCGTGAATCTACTGTTCGCGCTCTGAACGCCGCTGGTTTCCGCATCACTAATATTACTGATGTGACTCCGATCCCTCATAACGGTTGTCGTCCGCCGAAAAAACGTCGCGTATAA
- the rplF gene encoding 50S ribosomal protein L6, translated as MSRVAKAPVVIPAGVDVKIDGQVITIKGKNGELTRTLNKAVEVKHADNALTFGPRDGFVDGWAQAGTARALLNSMVVGVTEGFTKKLQLVGVGYRAAIKGNAVGLSLGFSHPVEHPLPAGITAECPTQTEIVLKGADKQLIGQVAADLRAYRRPEPYKGKGVRYADEVVRTKEAKKK; from the coding sequence ATGTCTCGTGTTGCTAAAGCACCGGTCGTTATTCCTGCCGGCGTTGATGTAAAAATCGACGGTCAGGTTATTACGATCAAAGGTAAAAACGGCGAGCTGACTCGTACCCTCAACAAAGCTGTTGAAGTTAAACATGCAGATAACGCTCTGACCTTCGGTCCACGTGATGGTTTCGTGGATGGATGGGCTCAGGCTGGTACCGCGCGTGCCCTGCTGAACTCAATGGTTGTTGGTGTTACCGAAGGCTTCACTAAAAAGCTTCAGCTGGTTGGTGTAGGTTATCGTGCAGCTATCAAAGGGAATGCAGTAGGCCTGTCTCTGGGCTTCTCACACCCTGTTGAGCATCCGCTGCCGGCCGGTATCACTGCAGAATGTCCGACTCAAACTGAAATCGTGCTGAAAGGCGCTGATAAACAGCTGATCGGCCAGGTTGCAGCAGATCTGCGCGCCTACCGTCGTCCTGAGCCTTATAAAGGCAAGGGTGTTCGTTACGCCGACGAAGTCGTGCGTACCAAAGAGGCTAAGAAGAAGTAA
- the rpsD gene encoding 30S ribosomal protein S4 — translation MARYLGPKLKLSRREGTDLFLKSGVRAIDTKCKIEQAPGQHGARKPRLSDYGVQLREKQKVRRMYGVLERQFRNYYKEAARLKGNTGENLLALLEGRLDNVVYRMGFGATRAESRQLVSHKAIMVNGRVVNIASYQVKANDVVSIREKAKKQSRVKAALELAEQREKPTWLEVDAGKMEGTFKRQPERSDLSADINEHLIVELYSK, via the coding sequence ATGGCAAGATATTTGGGTCCTAAGCTCAAGCTGAGCCGTCGTGAGGGCACCGACTTATTCCTTAAGTCTGGCGTTCGCGCGATCGATACCAAGTGTAAAATTGAACAAGCTCCTGGCCAGCACGGTGCGCGTAAACCGCGTCTGTCTGACTATGGTGTGCAGTTGCGTGAAAAGCAAAAAGTTCGCCGTATGTACGGTGTGCTGGAGCGTCAGTTCCGTAACTACTATAAAGAAGCAGCACGTCTGAAAGGCAACACGGGTGAAAACCTGCTGGCTCTGCTGGAAGGTCGTCTGGACAACGTTGTATACCGTATGGGCTTCGGCGCTACTCGTGCTGAATCACGTCAGCTGGTTAGCCACAAAGCAATCATGGTAAACGGTCGTGTTGTTAACATCGCTTCTTATCAGGTTAAAGCGAATGACGTTGTTAGCATTCGTGAGAAAGCGAAAAAGCAATCTCGCGTGAAGGCCGCTCTGGAGCTGGCTGAGCAGCGTGAAAAGCCAACCTGGCTGGAAGTTGATGCTGGCAAGATGGAAGGTACGTTCAAGCGTCAGCCTGAGCGTTCTGATCTGTCTGCGGACATTAACGAACACCTGATCGTCGAGCTTTACTCCAAGTAA
- the rpsM gene encoding 30S ribosomal protein S13, producing the protein MARIAGINIPDQKHAVIALTSIYGIGKTRSKAILAAAGIAEDVKISELSEGQIDTLRDEVAKFVVEGDLRREISMSIKRLMDLGCYRGLRHRRGLPVRGQRTKTNARTRKGPRKPIKK; encoded by the coding sequence GTGGCCCGTATAGCAGGCATTAACATTCCTGATCAGAAACATGCTGTGATCGCATTAACTTCGATCTACGGCATCGGCAAGACCCGTTCTAAAGCCATCCTGGCTGCAGCGGGTATCGCTGAAGATGTTAAGATCAGTGAGCTGTCTGAAGGACAAATCGACACGCTGCGTGACGAAGTTGCCAAATTTGTCGTTGAAGGTGATCTGCGCCGTGAAATCAGCATGAGCATCAAGCGCCTGATGGATCTTGGTTGCTATCGCGGTTTGCGTCATCGTCGTGGTCTGCCAGTGCGCGGTCAGCGTACTAAGACCAACGCACGTACCCGTAAGGGTCCGCGCAAACCGATCAAGAAATAA
- the zntR gene encoding Zn(2+)-responsive transcriptional regulator, translating into MYRIGELAKLANVTPDTIRYYEKQQMIDHEVRTEGGFRLYTDNDLQRLRFIRYARQLGFTLDSIRELLSIRIDPEHHTCQESKSIVQARLDEVEARIQELQTMQRSLQRLNDACCGTAHSSIYCSILEALEQGASGETRGC; encoded by the coding sequence ATGTACCGTATCGGTGAACTTGCAAAGCTCGCTAACGTAACGCCGGACACTATTCGATATTACGAAAAGCAGCAAATGATCGATCATGAGGTACGCACAGAAGGTGGCTTTCGGCTTTATACCGATAACGATCTGCAGCGTCTGAGATTCATACGCTATGCTCGACAGCTTGGCTTCACGCTGGATTCGATCCGCGAGTTACTATCGATCCGCATCGATCCTGAGCATCACACCTGCCAGGAATCCAAAAGCATCGTGCAGGCCCGGCTTGATGAAGTTGAAGCCCGTATTCAGGAACTACAAACCATGCAGCGTTCTCTGCAAAGGCTTAATGATGCCTGTTGCGGAACGGCCCACAGCAGTATTTATTGCTCAATTCTGGAAGCCCTTGAACAAGGGGCCAGTGGAGAAACTCGGGGATGTTGA
- the rplO gene encoding 50S ribosomal protein L15, which yields MRLNTLSPAEGSKKAGKRLGRGIGSGLGKTGGRGHKGQNSRSGGGVRRGFEGGQMPLYRRLPKFGFTSRKAAITAEIRLSDLAKVEGGVVDLNTLKAANIIGIQIEFAKVILSGEVSTPVTVRGLRVTKGARAAIEAAGGKIEE from the coding sequence ATGCGTTTAAATACTCTGTCTCCGGCCGAAGGCTCTAAAAAGGCGGGTAAACGCCTGGGTCGTGGTATCGGTTCTGGCCTCGGCAAAACCGGTGGTCGTGGTCACAAAGGTCAGAACTCTCGTTCTGGCGGTGGCGTACGTCGCGGTTTCGAGGGTGGCCAGATGCCACTGTACCGTCGTCTGCCGAAGTTCGGCTTCACCTCTCGCAAAGCAGCGATCACAGCGGAAATCCGTCTGTCTGACCTGGCGAAAGTTGAAGGCGGCGTTGTAGACCTGAACACGCTGAAAGCAGCTAACATTATCGGTATTCAGATCGAGTTCGCGAAAGTGATCCTGTCTGGTGAAGTTTCTACTCCGGTAACTGTTCGTGGCCTGCGTGTTACTAAAGGTGCTCGTGCTGCTATCGAAGCTGCTGGCGGTAAAATTGAGGAATAA
- the rpoA gene encoding DNA-directed RNA polymerase subunit alpha produces MQGSVTEFLKPRLVDIEQVSSTHAKVTLEPLERGFGHTLGNALRRILLSSMPGCAVTEVEIDGVLHEYSTKEGVQEDILEILLNLKGLAVRVQGKDEVILTLNKSGIGPVTAADITHDGDVEIVKPQHVICHLTDENAAISMRIKVQRGRGYVPASARIHSEEDERPIGRLLVDACYSPVERIAYNVEAARVEQRTDLDKLVIEMETNGTIDPEEAIRRAATILAEQLEAFVDLRDVRQPEVKEEKPEFDPILLRPVDDLELTVRSANCLKAEAIHYIGDLVQRTEVELLKTPNLGKKSLTEIKDVLASRGLSLGMRLENWPPASIADE; encoded by the coding sequence ATGCAGGGTTCTGTGACAGAGTTTCTAAAACCGCGCCTGGTAGATATCGAGCAAGTGAGTTCGACGCACGCCAAGGTGACCCTTGAGCCTTTAGAGCGTGGCTTTGGCCATACTCTGGGTAACGCACTGCGCCGTATTCTGCTCTCATCGATGCCGGGTTGCGCGGTGACCGAGGTTGAGATTGATGGTGTACTTCATGAGTACAGCACCAAAGAAGGCGTTCAGGAAGATATCCTTGAAATCCTGCTCAACCTGAAAGGGCTGGCGGTGAGAGTTCAGGGTAAAGATGAAGTTATTCTTACTCTGAATAAATCTGGCATTGGCCCTGTGACTGCAGCCGACATCACCCACGACGGTGATGTTGAAATCGTCAAGCCGCAGCACGTGATCTGCCACCTGACCGATGAGAACGCAGCTATTAGCATGCGTATCAAAGTTCAGCGCGGTCGTGGTTATGTGCCGGCTTCTGCCCGAATTCATTCGGAAGAAGATGAGCGCCCAATCGGCCGTCTGCTGGTCGACGCATGCTACAGCCCTGTAGAGCGTATTGCCTACAATGTTGAAGCAGCGCGTGTAGAACAGCGTACCGACCTGGACAAGCTGGTCATCGAAATGGAAACCAACGGCACAATCGATCCTGAAGAGGCGATTCGTCGTGCGGCAACCATCCTGGCAGAACAACTGGAAGCTTTCGTTGACTTACGTGATGTACGTCAGCCAGAAGTGAAAGAAGAGAAACCAGAATTCGATCCGATCCTGCTGCGCCCTGTTGACGATCTCGAATTGACTGTCCGCTCTGCTAACTGCCTCAAGGCAGAAGCTATCCACTATATCGGTGATCTGGTACAGCGTACCGAGGTTGAGTTGCTGAAAACGCCGAACCTGGGTAAAAAATCTCTTACCGAGATTAAAGACGTGCTGGCTTCACGTGGTCTGTCTCTGGGCATGCGCCTGGAAAACTGGCCACCGGCAAGCATTGCTGACGAGTAA
- the rplE gene encoding 50S ribosomal protein L5, translating to MAKLHDYYKDEVVKKLMTEFNYNSVMQVPRVEKITLNMGVGEAIADKKLLDNAAADLTAISGQKPLITKARKSVAGFKIRQGYPIGCKVTLRGERMWEFFERLITIAVPRIRDFRGLSAKSFDGRGNYSMGVREQIIFPEIDYDKVDRVRGLDITITTTAKSDEEGRALLAAFDFPFRK from the coding sequence ATGGCGAAACTGCATGATTACTACAAAGACGAAGTAGTTAAGAAACTCATGACCGAGTTTAACTACAATTCTGTCATGCAAGTCCCTCGGGTCGAGAAGATCACCCTGAACATGGGTGTTGGTGAAGCGATCGCTGACAAGAAACTGCTGGATAACGCAGCAGCTGATCTGACAGCAATCTCCGGTCAAAAACCGCTGATCACCAAAGCACGCAAATCTGTTGCAGGCTTCAAAATCCGTCAGGGCTATCCGATCGGCTGTAAAGTAACTCTGCGTGGCGAACGCATGTGGGAGTTCTTTGAGCGCCTGATCACTATTGCTGTTCCACGTATCCGTGACTTCCGTGGCCTGTCCGCGAAGTCTTTCGACGGTCGTGGTAACTACAGCATGGGTGTCCGTGAGCAGATCATCTTCCCAGAAATCGACTACGATAAAGTCGACCGCGTGCGTGGTTTGGATATTACCATTACCACTACTGCGAAATCTGACGAAGAAGGCCGTGCTCTGCTGGCTGCCTTTGACTTCCCGTTCCGCAAGTAA
- the rpmC gene encoding 50S ribosomal protein L29, producing MKAKELREKSVEELNAELLNLLREQFNLRMQAASGQLQQTHLLKQVRRNVARVKTLLTQKAGA from the coding sequence ATGAAAGCAAAAGAGCTGCGTGAAAAAAGCGTTGAAGAGCTGAACGCTGAGCTGCTGAACCTGCTGCGTGAGCAGTTCAACCTGCGTATGCAGGCTGCAAGTGGCCAGCTGCAACAGACTCACCTGCTGAAGCAAGTGCGTCGCAATGTTGCACGCGTTAAGACTTTACTGACTCAGAAGGCGGGTGCGTAA
- the rpsH gene encoding 30S ribosomal protein S8, with product MSMQDPIADMLTRIRNGQAANKVAVTMPSAKLKVAIANVLKEEGFIEDFKVEGDTKPELELTLKYFQGKAVVESIQRVSRPGLRIYKKKDELPKVMAGLGIAVVSTSKGVMTDRAARQAGLGGEIICYVA from the coding sequence ATGAGCATGCAAGATCCGATCGCGGATATGCTGACCCGTATCCGTAACGGTCAGGCCGCGAACAAAGTTGCGGTCACCATGCCTTCCGCCAAGCTGAAAGTGGCAATTGCCAACGTGCTGAAGGAAGAAGGTTTTATCGAAGATTTTAAAGTTGAAGGCGACACCAAGCCGGAACTGGAACTTACTCTCAAGTATTTCCAGGGTAAAGCTGTTGTAGAAAGCATTCAGCGTGTCAGCCGCCCAGGCCTGCGCATCTATAAGAAAAAAGATGAGCTGCCAAAAGTTATGGCTGGCCTTGGTATCGCAGTTGTTTCTACCTCTAAAGGTGTTATGACTGATCGTGCAGCGCGCCAGGCTGGTCTTGGTGGCGAAATTATCTGCTACGTAGCCTAA
- the rpmD gene encoding 50S ribosomal protein L30 encodes MAKTIKITQTRSAIGRLPKHKATLLGLGLRRIGHTVEREDTPAVRGMVNAVYFMVKVEE; translated from the coding sequence ATGGCAAAGACTATTAAAATCACTCAAACCCGCAGTGCAATCGGTCGTCTGCCGAAACACAAGGCAACGCTGCTTGGCCTGGGTCTGCGTCGTATTGGTCATACCGTTGAGCGCGAGGATACTCCTGCTGTTCGTGGTATGGTCAACGCGGTTTACTTCATGGTTAAAGTTGAGGAGTAA
- the rpsN gene encoding 30S ribosomal protein S14: MAKQSMKAREVKRVALADKFFAKRAELKAIISDVNASDEDRWNAVLKLQSLPRDSSPSRQRNRCRQTGRPHGYVGKFGLSRIKLREAAMRGEVPGLKKASW; this comes from the coding sequence ATGGCTAAGCAATCAATGAAAGCACGCGAAGTAAAGCGCGTAGCTTTAGCTGATAAATTCTTCGCTAAACGCGCTGAACTGAAAGCGATCATTTCTGATGTGAACGCTTCCGACGAAGATCGTTGGAATGCGGTTCTCAAGCTGCAGTCTCTGCCGCGTGATTCCAGCCCGTCTCGTCAGCGTAACCGCTGTCGTCAAACAGGTCGTCCACATGGTTATGTGGGCAAGTTTGGGTTGAGCCGTATCAAACTGCGTGAAGCCGCCATGCGCGGTGAAGTGCCAGGCTTGAAAAAGGCTAGCTGGTAA
- the secY gene encoding preprotein translocase subunit SecY yields the protein MAKQPGLDFQSAKGGFGELKRRLLFVIGALIVFRIGSFIPIPGIDAAVLAKLLEQQRGTIIEMFNMFSGGALSRASIFALGIMPYISASIIIQLLTVVHPALAELKKEGESGRRKISQYTRYGTLVLAIFQSIGIATGLPNMPGMQGLVLNPGFAFYFTAVVSLVTGTMFLMWLGEQITERGIGNGISIIIFAGIVAGLPPAIAHTIEQARQGDLHFLLLLLVAVLVFAVTFFVVFVERGQRRIVVNYAKRQQGRRVYAAQSTHLPLKVNMAGVIPAIFASSIILFPATIASWFGGGTGWNWLTTISLYLQPGQPLYVLLYASAIIFFCFFYTALVFNPRETADNLKKSGAFVPGIRPGEQTAKYIDKVMTRLTLVGALYITFICLIPEFMRDAMKVPFYFGGTSLLIVVVVIMDFMAQVQTLMMSSQYESALKKANLKGYGR from the coding sequence ATGGCTAAGCAACCGGGATTAGATTTTCAAAGTGCCAAAGGTGGATTTGGCGAGCTGAAACGCAGACTGCTGTTTGTTATCGGCGCGCTGATTGTGTTCCGTATTGGCTCTTTTATTCCGATCCCTGGTATCGATGCCGCTGTACTTGCCAAACTGCTTGAGCAACAGCGAGGCACCATCATTGAAATGTTCAACATGTTCTCTGGTGGTGCTCTCAGCCGTGCTTCTATCTTTGCACTGGGTATTATGCCGTACATTTCGGCATCTATTATTATCCAGCTGCTGACGGTCGTTCATCCGGCCCTGGCAGAGCTGAAGAAAGAAGGGGAGTCTGGACGTCGTAAGATTAGTCAGTACACCCGTTACGGTACTCTGGTGCTGGCAATATTCCAGTCGATCGGTATTGCTACCGGTCTGCCGAATATGCCTGGTATGCAGGGCCTGGTATTAAACCCAGGCTTTGCATTCTATTTCACCGCTGTTGTTAGTCTGGTCACAGGGACTATGTTCCTGATGTGGCTCGGCGAACAGATTACTGAGCGTGGTATCGGTAACGGTATCTCAATCATTATCTTCGCCGGTATCGTTGCGGGACTCCCGCCGGCCATCGCCCATACTATCGAGCAAGCGCGTCAAGGCGACCTGCACTTCCTCCTGTTGCTGTTGGTTGCAGTATTAGTATTTGCAGTGACGTTCTTTGTTGTCTTCGTTGAACGTGGTCAACGCCGCATTGTGGTGAACTACGCTAAACGTCAGCAAGGTCGTCGTGTCTATGCTGCACAGAGCACACATTTACCGCTGAAAGTGAATATGGCGGGGGTTATCCCGGCTATCTTCGCTTCCAGTATTATTCTGTTCCCGGCAACCATCGCGTCATGGTTCGGGGGCGGTACTGGTTGGAACTGGCTGACAACAATTTCGCTGTATTTGCAGCCTGGGCAACCACTTTATGTGTTACTCTATGCGTCTGCGATCATCTTCTTCTGTTTCTTCTACACGGCGTTGGTCTTCAACCCGCGTGAAACAGCAGATAACCTGAAGAAGTCCGGTGCATTTGTACCAGGAATTCGTCCGGGAGAGCAAACGGCGAAGTATATCGATAAAGTAATGACCCGCCTGACTTTGGTTGGTGCGCTTTATATTACTTTTATCTGCCTGATCCCGGAGTTCATGCGTGATGCAATGAAAGTACCGTTCTACTTCGGTGGGACCTCACTGCTTATCGTTGTTGTCGTGATTATGGACTTTATGGCTCAAGTGCAAACTCTGATGATGTCCAGTCAGTATGAGTCTGCATTGAAGAAGGCGAACCTGAAAGGCTACGGCCGCTAA
- the rpmJ gene encoding 50S ribosomal protein L36, which produces MKVRASVKKLCRNCKIVKRDGVIRVICSAEPKHKQRQG; this is translated from the coding sequence ATGAAAGTTCGTGCTTCCGTCAAGAAATTATGCCGTAACTGCAAAATCGTTAAGCGTGATGGTGTCATCCGTGTGATTTGCAGTGCCGAGCCGAAGCATAAACAGCGCCAAGGCTGA
- the rplX gene encoding 50S ribosomal protein L24 — MAAKIRRDDEVIVLTGKDKGKRGKVKNVLSSGKLVVEGINLVKKHQKPVPALNQPGGIVEKEAAIQVSNVAIFNAATGKADRVGFRFEDGKKVRFFKSNSETIK, encoded by the coding sequence ATGGCAGCGAAAATCCGTCGTGATGACGAAGTTATCGTGTTAACCGGTAAAGATAAAGGTAAACGCGGTAAAGTAAAAAATGTTCTGTCTTCCGGCAAACTTGTCGTTGAAGGTATCAACCTGGTTAAGAAACATCAGAAGCCGGTTCCGGCCCTGAACCAACCAGGCGGCATCGTTGAAAAAGAAGCTGCTATTCAGGTTTCTAACGTTGCAATCTTCAATGCGGCTACCGGCAAGGCTGACCGTGTAGGCTTTAGATTCGAAGACGGCAAAAAAGTCCGTTTCTTCAAGTCTAACAGCGAAACTATCAAGTAA
- the rplR gene encoding 50S ribosomal protein L18, producing MDKKSARIRRATRARRKLKELGATRLVVHRTPRHIYAQVIAPNGSEVLVAASTVEKAISEQLKYTGNKDAAAAVGKAVAERALEKGISNVSFDRSGFQYHGRVQALADAAREAGLQF from the coding sequence ATGGATAAGAAATCTGCTCGTATCCGTCGTGCGACCCGCGCACGCCGCAAGCTCAAAGAGCTGGGTGCAACTCGCCTGGTGGTACATCGTACCCCGCGTCATATTTACGCACAGGTAATTGCACCGAACGGTTCTGAAGTTCTGGTAGCTGCTTCTACTGTAGAAAAAGCTATCTCAGAACAATTGAAGTACACCGGTAACAAAGACGCCGCTGCAGCTGTAGGTAAAGCTGTTGCAGAACGCGCTCTGGAAAAAGGCATCAGCAATGTTTCCTTTGACCGTTCCGGGTTCCAATATCATGGTCGTGTCCAGGCACTGGCAGATGCTGCCCGTGAAGCTGGCCTTCAGTTCTAA
- a CDS encoding DUF1992 domain-containing protein, with translation MWLLDQWAERHIRDAQNKGDFDNLAGSGEPLELEDDLHIAPELRAGYRLLKNAGCLPPELEQRREAVELVDLLKRIRQDDPRHTELSRRLALIELKLRQAGMNTEFLHGEYSERLLKKINEE, from the coding sequence ATGTGGTTGCTTGACCAGTGGGCAGAACGCCATATCCGCGATGCCCAAAATAAAGGCGATTTCGACAATCTTGCCGGAAGCGGCGAACCTCTGGAACTGGAAGATGATTTGCATATTGCGCCTGAACTCCGGGCTGGATATCGTTTATTAAAAAATGCCGGCTGCCTTCCTCCTGAGCTTGAGCAGCGCAGAGAGGCTGTTGAACTTGTCGATCTGCTAAAAAGGATCCGTCAGGACGATCCTCGACATACAGAACTTAGCCGCAGGCTTGCGCTGATCGAGCTCAAGCTGCGCCAGGCAGGAATGAACACGGAATTCCTGCATGGGGAATACAGTGAAAGATTGCTGAAGAAGATAAATGAGGAGTAG
- a CDS encoding alternative ribosome-rescue factor A, with protein MSRYQHTKGQIKDNAIEALLHDPLFRQRVEKNKKGKGSYLRKDKHAKRGNWEASGKQANHLFTTGLPAFVY; from the coding sequence ATGAGCCGCTATCAGCACACTAAGGGACAAATTAAAGACAATGCCATTGAGGCTTTACTTCACGACCCGCTTTTTCGACAGCGCGTTGAAAAGAATAAAAAAGGGAAGGGAAGTTATCTGCGCAAAGACAAACATGCAAAACGGGGTAACTGGGAGGCCAGTGGCAAGCAAGCGAATCACTTATTTACCACTGGCCTTCCTGCTTTTGTTTACTGA
- the rplN gene encoding 50S ribosomal protein L14: protein MIQEQTMLNVADNSGARRVMCIKVLGGSHRRYAGVGDIIKITIKEAIPRGKVKKGDVLKAVVVRTKKGVRRPDGSVIRFDGNACVILNNNSEQPIGTRIFGPVTRELRTEKFMKIISLAPEVL from the coding sequence ATGATCCAAGAACAGACTATGCTGAACGTCGCCGACAACTCCGGTGCACGTCGCGTAATGTGTATCAAGGTTCTGGGTGGCTCGCACCGTCGCTACGCAGGCGTAGGCGACATCATCAAGATCACCATCAAGGAAGCAATTCCACGTGGTAAGGTCAAAAAAGGTGATGTGCTGAAGGCGGTAGTGGTGCGCACCAAGAAGGGTGTTCGTCGCCCTGACGGTTCTGTCATTCGCTTCGATGGTAATGCATGCGTTATTTTAAACAATAACAGCGAGCAGCCTATCGGCACGCGTATCTTTGGGCCGGTAACTCGTGAACTTCGTACTGAGAAGTTCATGAAAATTATCTCTCTGGCACCAGAAGTACTCTAA
- the rplQ gene encoding 50S ribosomal protein L17, giving the protein MRHRKSGRQLNRNSSHRQAMFRNMAGSLVRHEIIKTTLPKAKELRRVVEPLITLAKTDSVANRRLAFARTRDNEIVAKLFNELGPRFASRAGGYTRILKCGFRAGDNAPMAYIELVDRSEKAEAAAE; this is encoded by the coding sequence ATGCGCCATCGTAAGAGTGGTCGTCAACTGAACCGCAACAGCAGCCATCGCCAGGCTATGTTCCGCAACATGGCAGGTTCACTGGTTCGTCATGAAATCATCAAGACGACCCTGCCTAAAGCGAAAGAGCTGCGTCGCGTAGTTGAGCCGCTGATTACTCTTGCCAAGACTGACAGCGTTGCTAATCGTCGTCTGGCATTCGCCCGTACTCGTGATAACGAGATCGTGGCAAAACTGTTTAACGAACTGGGCCCGCGTTTCGCGAGCCGTGCCGGTGGTTACACTCGCATTCTGAAGTGTGGTTTCCGTGCAGGCGACAACGCGCCGATGGCTTACATCGAGCTGGTTGATCGTTCAGAGAAAGCAGAAGCTGCTGCAGAGTAA
- the rpsE gene encoding 30S ribosomal protein S5 translates to MAHIEKQAGELQEKLIAVNRVSKTVKGGRIFSFTALTVVGDGNGRVGFGYGKAREVPAAIQKAMEKARRNMINVALNNGTLQHPVKGVHTGSRVFMQPASEGTGIIAGGAMRAVLEVAGVHNVLAKAYGSTNPINVVRATIDGLENMNSPEMVAAKRGKSVEEILG, encoded by the coding sequence ATGGCTCACATCGAAAAACAGGCTGGCGAACTGCAGGAAAAGCTGATCGCGGTAAACCGCGTATCTAAAACCGTTAAAGGTGGTCGTATTTTCTCCTTCACAGCTCTGACTGTAGTGGGTGATGGTAACGGTCGCGTTGGTTTTGGTTACGGTAAAGCGCGTGAAGTTCCAGCAGCGATCCAGAAAGCGATGGAAAAAGCCCGTCGCAATATGATTAACGTCGCGCTGAACAACGGCACCCTGCAGCACCCAGTTAAAGGTGTTCACACGGGTTCTCGTGTATTCATGCAGCCAGCTTCAGAAGGTACCGGTATCATCGCCGGTGGTGCAATGCGCGCCGTTCTGGAAGTTGCTGGGGTTCATAACGTACTGGCTAAAGCATATGGTTCCACCAACCCGATCAACGTGGTTCGTGCAACTATTGATGGCCTGGAAAATATGAATTCTCCAGAAATGGTCGCTGCCAAGCGTGGTAAATCCGTTGAAGAAATTCTGGGGTAA